In a single window of the Deinococcus aetherius genome:
- a CDS encoding MBL fold metallo-hydrolase, with amino-acid sequence MTAPGAAVRTLDLHFQGVPGVIAASVLDTGDGLAVVDVGPGSTLPGLEAGLSEMGASLSDVRHVLLTHIHLDHAGATGTILERVPGVRAYVHERGAAHLSRPERLLASAGQIYGDEMERLWGEMRPVDPGRLTILSGGETLRVGRLEVRPLYTPGHAVHHLAYHVGDDLFVGDVGGIRLSGRQTPRAPTPPPDIDLPAWRESVAALRELEARTLHLAHFGAYPNSAAHWDGLLGTLDVDAGRVREGLERGQDTRDLTDAFTRALLDDLRAEDSDLPARYEFACPPWMSVQGLVRYWGRAAARGKV; translated from the coding sequence GTGACAGCCCCCGGCGCGGCGGTGCGGACCCTCGACCTGCACTTCCAGGGCGTGCCGGGCGTCATCGCCGCCTCGGTCCTCGACACCGGGGACGGTCTGGCCGTCGTGGACGTGGGGCCGGGGAGTACCCTGCCGGGGCTGGAAGCGGGCCTGTCGGAGATGGGCGCCTCGCTGAGCGACGTCCGGCACGTCCTCCTCACGCACATCCACCTCGACCACGCGGGCGCGACGGGAACGATCCTGGAGCGGGTGCCGGGAGTGCGGGCCTACGTCCACGAGCGAGGCGCGGCGCACCTGTCGCGGCCCGAGCGGCTGCTGGCAAGCGCGGGGCAGATCTACGGGGACGAGATGGAGCGCCTGTGGGGCGAGATGCGGCCGGTGGACCCGGGACGCCTGACCATCCTCTCGGGTGGCGAGACCCTGCGCGTCGGGCGGCTGGAAGTGCGCCCGCTGTACACGCCCGGGCACGCCGTCCACCACCTCGCCTACCACGTCGGGGACGACCTCTTCGTGGGGGATGTCGGCGGCATCCGGCTGAGCGGGCGGCAGACCCCGCGCGCCCCCACCCCGCCGCCCGACATTGACCTCCCCGCCTGGCGTGAGAGCGTCGCCGCCCTGCGCGAGTTGGAGGCCCGCACCCTGCACCTCGCCCACTTCGGAGCCTACCCTAACTCGGCGGCCCACTGGGACGGCCTGCTGGGCACCCTCGACGTGGACGCCGGGCGGGTCCGCGAGGGGCTGGAGCGCGGCCAGGACACGCGGGACCTCACCGATGCCTTCACCCGCGCGCTGCTGGACGACCTGCGGGCGGAAGACTCCGACCTCCCCGCCCGGTACGAGTTCGCCTGCCCCCCCTGGATGAGCGTGCAGGGGCTCGTCCGCTACTGGGGGCGGGCGGCGGCGCGCGGGAAGGTCTGA
- the purD gene encoding phosphoribosylamine--glycine ligase — translation MRVLVVGGGGREHAIVDACARAGHETLCTPGNPGIARTARVLASPQDPASLAALAVREGVEVVIVGPEAYLAAGLVDACRERGVPAFGPTRAAARLEGDKAWSKAFMLRHGIPTAAHRSFTRLEEALAHATTQPLPLVVKDAGLRAGKGVTVARTPGEAEAALEGIFSQEGAQAVVEEFMTGQEVTVLALTDGERYALTPPSQDHKTIFDGDTGPMTGGMGVICPFPLSGEDLARIRAGIIEPTLAGMRAEGHPFTGVLYAGLMLTPGGPRVVEFNARFGDPEAEAVLPLLDSDLARHALGAARGHLDPSGVRFREGASAVVVLAAPGYPGEPQKGIPLGLPDPGPGEAIYHAGTAEQGGRLVSQGGRVLAVTATAPTLNAALGRAYALAGRVDFPGAQMRRDLGARIGARAEGQPV, via the coding sequence ATGCGCGTCCTCGTCGTCGGGGGGGGAGGCCGCGAGCACGCCATCGTGGACGCCTGCGCCCGGGCGGGCCACGAGACCCTCTGCACGCCCGGCAACCCCGGCATCGCCCGCACGGCGCGCGTCCTCGCCAGCCCCCAGGACCCCGCTTCTCTCGCCGCCCTCGCCGTGCGCGAGGGAGTAGAGGTCGTGATCGTGGGGCCCGAGGCGTACCTCGCCGCCGGGCTCGTGGACGCCTGCCGGGAGCGGGGCGTGCCCGCCTTCGGGCCCACCCGCGCCGCCGCCCGGCTGGAGGGGGACAAGGCGTGGAGCAAGGCCTTCATGCTTCGGCACGGCATCCCGACCGCCGCCCACCGCAGCTTCACCCGGCTGGAGGAGGCGCTGGCCCACGCCACGACCCAGCCCCTCCCCCTCGTCGTCAAGGACGCGGGCCTGCGGGCCGGGAAGGGGGTCACGGTCGCCCGCACGCCTGGGGAGGCGGAGGCGGCCCTGGAGGGCATCTTCTCGCAGGAGGGGGCGCAGGCCGTCGTGGAGGAGTTCATGACCGGCCAGGAGGTCACGGTCCTCGCGCTCACCGACGGCGAGCGGTACGCGCTCACCCCGCCCAGCCAGGACCACAAGACGATCTTTGATGGCGACACCGGCCCCATGACGGGCGGCATGGGCGTGATCTGCCCCTTCCCGCTTTCCGGGGAAGACCTCGCCCGCATCCGCGCGGGGATCATCGAGCCCACTCTCGCCGGGATGCGCGCCGAGGGCCACCCCTTCACCGGCGTGCTGTATGCGGGCCTGATGCTGACGCCGGGGGGGCCCAGGGTCGTTGAGTTCAATGCCCGTTTCGGCGACCCCGAGGCCGAGGCGGTGCTTCCCCTGCTGGACTCCGACCTCGCCCGGCACGCGCTGGGCGCGGCGCGCGGGCACCTCGATCCGTCGGGCGTCCGCTTCCGGGAGGGGGCGAGCGCCGTCGTCGTCCTCGCCGCACCCGGCTACCCCGGGGAGCCTCAGAAAGGCATTCCCCTCGGGCTGCCGGACCCCGGTCCCGGCGAGGCCATCTACCACGCCGGGACCGCCGAGCAGGGGGGGCGGCTCGTCAGCCAGGGGGGCCGCGTACTCGCGGTCACGGCCACGGCGCCCACGCTGAATGCCGCTCTGGGGCGAGCGTACGCCCTGGCAGGGAGGGTAGACTTTCCCGGCGCCCAGATGCGCCGTGACCTGGGCGCCCGCATCGGGGCCCGGGCCGAGGGGCAGCCGGTTTGA
- the secG gene encoding preprotein translocase subunit SecG: MILTLFIILFALVCVGLVFFVLLQVPKQAGLSASMASGGSLLGGRGVEGGLIRVTSVLGGLFMLLALLIGVVSR; the protein is encoded by the coding sequence ATGATCCTGACCCTCTTCATCATCCTCTTCGCCCTCGTCTGCGTGGGGCTCGTGTTCTTCGTGCTCCTCCAGGTGCCCAAGCAGGCGGGGCTCTCGGCCAGCATGGCCTCCGGCGGCTCGCTGCTCGGCGGGCGCGGCGTCGAGGGCGGCCTGATTCGCGTCACCAGCGTGCTCGGCGGGCTCTTCATGCTGCTCGCCCTCCTCATCGGCGTCGTCTCGCGCTGA
- a CDS encoding ABC transporter substrate-binding protein, translating to MKRAMFVALAMTLGSAVAAPFVYPAAWTAEQNTANKRGGEFRSYTISDFKTINPFTSAEAESIPLRMGEGAGLFVQDPRNDELIPYMADGAPTISNNGRRFVVKIRQGMKFSDGQAITADDWVSTFRIHTDDKVGSNFYDNFFLSKKPITLKKIDNYTLQFDFPQQSASALVTMSYAPWPDHIFGKAYREGGAEAVKKLWTLGTPANQVVSPGMWTLESYQAGERTVLKKNPYWGEWNKDARGNALPYLDRFSYRVTPDLNAALAAFLAGQIDTFGPRNADDLAQIKRAIDAGNLKATLMPNVSPQASSQWIVFNWNKASDPDKQRLFRDARFRRAMSHIANRQAMVQLALGGLGTETYYSVYPIFKSYINDAAPKYRYDLAQASRLLAQLGYTKKNAQGYLVNNAGKVLEFNLSTNAGNTVREQLGRIFADEAKKVGVKVNFTPIDFNNLVGQLTAKGDNRPFDAILLGLSGGDNIWPFGSNVTPCGGNLHAYNNPTSGACLTPQESLMTKLYYQGDATLNVAQRRTIGAQLLKTEAELQPIVYLVGGNYHVAYNERLGGEYPRELMDAYYLSRNTALTFIK from the coding sequence ATGAAAAGAGCAATGTTCGTTGCCCTGGCGATGACCCTTGGGTCGGCCGTCGCGGCCCCCTTCGTGTACCCGGCGGCCTGGACGGCGGAGCAGAACACCGCGAACAAGCGCGGCGGCGAGTTCCGGAGCTACACCATCTCGGACTTCAAGACGATCAACCCCTTCACCTCGGCGGAGGCGGAGAGCATTCCCCTGAGGATGGGCGAGGGTGCGGGCCTCTTTGTTCAAGATCCCCGGAACGACGAGCTGATTCCCTACATGGCCGACGGCGCCCCCACGATCAGCAACAACGGTCGGAGGTTCGTGGTCAAGATTCGCCAGGGGATGAAGTTCAGCGACGGTCAGGCCATTACCGCCGACGACTGGGTGTCCACCTTCCGCATCCACACGGACGACAAGGTGGGCAGCAACTTCTACGACAACTTCTTCCTGAGCAAGAAGCCGATCACCCTCAAGAAGATCGACAACTACACGTTGCAGTTCGACTTCCCGCAGCAGAGCGCCTCGGCCCTGGTCACCATGAGCTACGCGCCCTGGCCCGACCACATCTTCGGCAAGGCCTACCGTGAGGGCGGCGCCGAGGCGGTCAAGAAGCTCTGGACGCTGGGCACGCCCGCCAATCAGGTCGTGTCGCCCGGCATGTGGACGCTGGAGAGCTACCAGGCGGGCGAGCGCACGGTGCTGAAGAAAAACCCCTACTGGGGCGAGTGGAACAAGGACGCTCGCGGCAACGCGCTGCCCTACCTCGACCGCTTCTCGTACCGGGTGACCCCGGACCTGAACGCCGCGCTGGCCGCGTTCCTGGCCGGGCAGATCGACACCTTCGGGCCGCGCAACGCCGACGACCTCGCGCAGATCAAGCGCGCCATCGACGCGGGTAACCTCAAGGCGACCCTGATGCCCAACGTCAGCCCGCAGGCGAGCAGCCAGTGGATCGTCTTCAACTGGAACAAGGCCTCCGACCCCGACAAGCAGCGCCTCTTCCGCGACGCGCGCTTCCGACGCGCGATGAGCCACATCGCCAACCGTCAGGCGATGGTGCAGCTCGCGCTGGGCGGACTCGGCACCGAGACCTACTACTCGGTCTACCCGATCTTCAAGAGCTACATCAACGACGCGGCCCCCAAGTACCGCTACGACCTCGCGCAGGCCAGCCGCCTGCTCGCGCAGCTCGGGTACACCAAGAAGAACGCCCAGGGTTACCTCGTCAACAACGCGGGCAAGGTGCTGGAGTTCAACCTGAGCACGAACGCGGGCAACACTGTGCGCGAGCAGCTCGGGCGCATCTTCGCGGACGAGGCGAAGAAGGTCGGCGTCAAGGTGAACTTCACGCCCATCGACTTCAACAACCTCGTGGGACAGCTCACCGCCAAGGGCGACAACCGGCCCTTCGACGCGATCTTGCTGGGCCTCTCGGGCGGCGACAACATCTGGCCCTTCGGGTCGAACGTCACGCCCTGCGGCGGCAACCTGCACGCCTACAACAACCCCACGAGCGGCGCCTGCCTGACCCCGCAAGAGTCGCTGATGACCAAGCTCTACTACCAGGGTGACGCCACCCTGAACGTGGCCCAGCGCCGGACCATCGGGGCGCAGCTCCTCAAGACCGAGGCCGAACTCCAGCCCATCGTCTACCTCGTGGGCGGCAACTACCACGTGGCCTACAACGAGCGCCTGGGCGGCGAGTACCCGCGTGAACTGATGGACGCGTATTACCTCTCGCGCAACACCGCCCTGACGTTCATCAAGTAA
- a CDS encoding ABC transporter permease, translating to MIPFLLRRALQAIPTLLLASILIFFVISLAPGDFLTPARLNPNISTEQIANLERNFGLDRPLWQQYFLWVGNMLRGDFGLSFQYQQPVLGVIWPRIVNSLWLVLLITVIFYAVSIPLGVYGAVRQNSLGDKSVNVVLYFLLGFPSFFIALIVLYFIVQARFATGWDIPVGGMRSEDFAELSPLGQALDVAKHLVIPALILAITDAAGLTRVIRGQMLEVMRSDYIRTARAKGVSERTAIWKHTFRNAILPIVAGIGGTLPGLIAGAGFIEVVFAYPGITPMLLNAINTQDLYLIAGFTMITTVLLIIGNAISDILLAVVDPRVSVA from the coding sequence ATGATCCCATTCCTCCTGCGGCGGGCCCTTCAGGCCATCCCGACCCTGCTGCTCGCCAGCATCCTGATCTTTTTCGTGATCTCGCTCGCTCCCGGCGACTTCCTGACTCCCGCCCGGCTCAACCCCAACATCAGCACGGAGCAGATCGCCAACCTGGAGCGCAACTTCGGCCTCGACCGGCCCCTGTGGCAGCAGTACTTCCTGTGGGTGGGCAACATGCTGCGCGGGGACTTCGGGCTGTCTTTCCAGTACCAGCAGCCGGTCCTGGGCGTGATCTGGCCGCGCATCGTGAACTCGCTGTGGCTGGTGCTGCTCATCACAGTGATCTTCTACGCGGTGTCCATCCCGCTCGGGGTGTACGGGGCCGTGCGGCAGAACTCGCTCGGCGACAAGAGCGTCAACGTGGTGCTGTACTTCCTGCTGGGCTTTCCCTCGTTCTTCATCGCGCTGATCGTCCTGTACTTCATCGTGCAGGCGCGCTTCGCCACGGGCTGGGACATCCCCGTCGGCGGGATGAGGAGCGAAGATTTCGCCGAGTTGAGCCCCTTGGGTCAGGCGCTCGACGTTGCCAAGCACCTCGTCATCCCCGCCCTCATCCTGGCGATCACGGACGCGGCGGGCCTGACGCGCGTGATCCGGGGTCAGATGCTCGAAGTGATGCGCTCGGACTACATCCGCACCGCCCGGGCCAAGGGGGTCAGCGAGCGCACCGCGATCTGGAAGCACACCTTCCGCAACGCGATCCTGCCCATCGTGGCGGGGATCGGCGGCACGCTGCCGGGACTGATCGCCGGGGCGGGCTTCATCGAGGTGGTGTTCGCCTACCCCGGGATCACGCCCATGCTGCTCAACGCGATCAACACCCAGGACCTCTACCTCATCGCGGGGTTCACCATGATCACGACCGTCCTGCTGATTATCGGCAACGCGATCAGCGACATCCTCCTCGCGGTGGTCGATCCGCGCGTGTCGGTCGCCTAG
- a CDS encoding ABC transporter permease, whose product MTTTAPQPPQARVRRPRSQSQFAVAWGQFRKNRLARFGGVFLLLLYALAVFAPFVAPDGLSNYSTTNITRFHPPTPIHVRDPQTGGLTRPFVYQYAQQLNLDTFVNEFKPTKTRCPVYFGVRGDSYRLLGLIPGNLHLFGTGNPDCKVYLFGGEALGRDLFTRTMYASQISLTIGVGAVLLSTVIGLFMGAMAAYFGGFVETVIMRLVEVLASIPYLFLLILLRSVFPQNINPIFALYMILGLLAFISWGGLARVVRGQLLSVREQDFVSAARALGAGNGRIMWRHMLPTMTTYVIVLLSLGIPGAILTESGLSFLGIGAVEPYVSWGSLLSQAQEGGFASITQRPWVLIPGFFIVLTVMCFQLLGDGLRDAFDPRKRQ is encoded by the coding sequence GTGACCACGACCGCTCCCCAGCCCCCTCAGGCCCGCGTTCGCCGCCCCCGCTCCCAGTCGCAGTTCGCCGTCGCCTGGGGCCAGTTCCGCAAGAACCGGCTCGCGCGGTTCGGCGGCGTCTTCCTGCTGCTGCTGTACGCCCTCGCCGTCTTCGCCCCCTTCGTGGCCCCCGACGGCCTGTCGAACTACTCGACCACGAACATCACCCGCTTCCACCCGCCAACGCCGATCCACGTCCGCGACCCGCAGACCGGGGGGCTCACCCGCCCCTTCGTGTACCAGTACGCCCAGCAGCTCAACCTCGACACCTTCGTGAACGAGTTCAAGCCCACCAAGACGCGCTGCCCGGTCTACTTCGGGGTGCGGGGGGATTCGTACCGACTGCTGGGCTTGATCCCCGGGAACCTGCACCTTTTCGGCACGGGGAACCCCGACTGCAAGGTGTACCTCTTCGGTGGCGAGGCTCTGGGACGCGACCTCTTCACCCGCACGATGTACGCCTCGCAGATCTCGCTCACCATCGGTGTCGGGGCGGTGCTGCTGAGCACGGTCATCGGCCTTTTCATGGGAGCGATGGCGGCCTACTTCGGCGGCTTCGTGGAGACGGTGATCATGCGGCTGGTCGAGGTGCTGGCGTCCATCCCCTACCTGTTCCTCCTGATCCTGCTGCGGTCGGTCTTTCCGCAGAACATCAACCCGATCTTCGCGCTGTACATGATCCTGGGCCTGCTCGCCTTCATCTCGTGGGGCGGCCTCGCGCGGGTGGTGCGGGGACAACTCCTGAGCGTGCGCGAGCAGGACTTCGTGTCGGCGGCGCGGGCGCTGGGGGCCGGAAACGGGCGCATCATGTGGCGGCATATGCTCCCGACCATGACGACGTACGTGATCGTCCTGCTCAGCCTCGGGATTCCCGGCGCGATCCTCACGGAGTCGGGCCTGAGTTTCCTGGGCATCGGGGCGGTCGAGCCCTACGTGTCGTGGGGGAGCCTGCTGAGCCAGGCGCAGGAGGGGGGCTTCGCCTCCATCACCCAGCGGCCCTGGGTGCTGATCCCCGGCTTTTTCATCGTGCTGACGGTGATGTGCTTCCAGCTTCTCGGCGACGGGCTGCGCGACGCCTTCGACCCCCGCAAGCGGCAGTAA
- a CDS encoding ABC transporter ATP-binding protein, protein MTLPTPTQPPTTQPSEVLLAVNNLKTYFHTDDGVVKSVDGVTFHIKKGETLAVVGESGSGKSVTSLSIMRLIPTPPGRIEDGEILFSGKDGVLKDIVRLPEAEMRRIRGNDISMIFQEPMTSLNPVYTVGDQIAEAVMLHQGKNRRDAMGVATDMLRFVGIPAPEKRVNEYPHQMSGGMRQRVMIAMALSCKPALLIADEPTTALDVTIQAQILDLMRKLQQEVGMSILFITHNLGVVAEMADRVVVMYGGRVVEEGDVVEIFKAPRHPYTMGLLNSVPRPQDREPGQPKARLEAIPGNVPNPLNLPPGCPFEPRCKFAVPECSEAVPPLYDTGGGHTARCIRWHEFEQVQQGVGA, encoded by the coding sequence ATGACCCTGCCCACTCCAACACAGCCGCCCACAACACAGCCGAGCGAAGTGTTGCTGGCGGTCAACAACCTCAAGACGTACTTCCACACGGACGACGGCGTGGTCAAGAGCGTGGACGGGGTGACCTTCCACATCAAGAAGGGTGAGACCCTGGCGGTGGTGGGCGAGTCGGGCTCGGGCAAGAGCGTGACCAGCCTCAGCATCATGCGCCTGATCCCCACCCCGCCGGGCCGGATCGAGGACGGCGAGATCCTGTTCAGCGGCAAGGACGGGGTGCTCAAGGACATCGTGCGGCTCCCGGAAGCCGAGATGCGCCGGATTCGCGGCAACGACATCTCGATGATCTTCCAGGAGCCCATGACCAGCCTCAACCCGGTGTACACGGTCGGTGACCAGATCGCCGAGGCCGTGATGCTCCACCAGGGCAAGAACCGGCGCGACGCGATGGGCGTGGCGACCGACATGCTGCGCTTCGTGGGCATCCCGGCCCCCGAGAAGCGCGTGAACGAGTACCCCCACCAGATGTCGGGCGGGATGCGCCAGCGCGTGATGATCGCGATGGCCCTCTCGTGCAAGCCCGCCTTACTCATCGCCGACGAGCCCACCACCGCGCTCGACGTGACGATCCAGGCGCAGATTCTCGACCTGATGCGCAAGCTCCAGCAGGAGGTCGGCATGAGCATCCTCTTCATCACCCACAACCTCGGCGTGGTGGCGGAGATGGCCGACCGGGTGGTCGTCATGTACGGCGGGCGCGTGGTGGAGGAGGGCGACGTGGTGGAGATCTTCAAAGCGCCCCGCCACCCCTACACGATGGGGCTGCTCAACTCGGTGCCGCGTCCCCAGGACCGCGAGCCGGGCCAGCCCAAGGCGCGGCTGGAGGCGATTCCCGGCAACGTGCCTAATCCGCTGAACCTCCCGCCCGGCTGCCCCTTCGAGCCCAGATGCAAGTTCGCGGTGCCCGAGTGCAGCGAGGCGGTGCCGCCCCTGTACGACACGGGCGGCGGCCACACGGCCCGCTGCATCCGCTGGCACGAGTTCGAGCAGGTCCAGCAGGGGGTAGGCGCATGA
- a CDS encoding ABC transporter ATP-binding protein, which translates to MTTNVVNLSAASRPVPATGETLLDVRNLEKYFPIRGGLLSRVVANVKAVNDVSFSLGRGEVVGLVGESGSGKTTAGRAILRLIEPTGGQVIFNGTDITKLGKGELRDYRREMQIIFQDPFASLNPRMTVSDIIGEAMQIHNLNPGRERVDRIAELLQKVGLRPEHMRRYPHEFSGGQRQRIGIARALAVNPSFIVADEPVSALDVSIQAQVVNLLQDLQEELGLTVLFIAHDLAVVEYICDRIIVMYLGRIMEIASSRDLNRNPKHPYTEALLSAAPVPDPTVKRQRIILEGDIPSPINPPSGCVFRTRCRYSVDECAKVVPELREVAPGHFKACIRDDIL; encoded by the coding sequence ATGACGACCAACGTGGTCAACCTCAGCGCCGCCTCGCGCCCGGTGCCCGCCACCGGCGAGACGCTGCTCGACGTGCGCAACCTCGAAAAATACTTCCCGATCCGGGGCGGCCTGCTCTCGCGGGTGGTGGCGAACGTGAAGGCCGTCAACGACGTGTCCTTCAGCCTCGGCCGGGGCGAGGTCGTCGGCCTGGTGGGCGAGTCGGGCTCGGGCAAGACGACGGCGGGCCGGGCGATCCTGAGATTGATCGAGCCCACCGGCGGGCAGGTCATCTTCAACGGCACCGACATCACCAAGCTCGGTAAGGGCGAGCTGCGGGACTACCGCCGGGAGATGCAGATCATCTTCCAGGACCCCTTCGCCTCGCTCAACCCGCGCATGACGGTCTCCGACATCATCGGCGAGGCGATGCAGATTCACAACCTGAATCCGGGCCGCGAGCGGGTGGACCGCATCGCCGAACTGCTCCAGAAGGTCGGCCTGCGCCCCGAGCACATGCGCCGCTACCCCCACGAGTTCTCGGGTGGGCAGCGCCAGCGCATCGGCATCGCCCGCGCGCTCGCGGTGAATCCGTCCTTCATCGTGGCGGACGAACCCGTCTCCGCGCTCGACGTGTCGATCCAGGCGCAGGTGGTGAACCTCCTTCAGGACCTCCAGGAGGAGCTGGGCCTCACGGTCCTCTTCATCGCACACGACCTGGCGGTGGTGGAGTACATCTGCGACCGGATCATCGTGATGTACCTCGGGCGGATCATGGAGATCGCCTCCAGCCGCGACCTGAACCGCAATCCCAAGCACCCCTACACCGAGGCGCTGCTCTCGGCGGCCCCGGTGCCCGACCCCACGGTCAAGCGCCAGCGCATCATCCTGGAGGGGGACATCCCCAGCCCGATCAATCCGCCCAGTGGCTGCGTGTTCCGCACCCGCTGCCGCTATTCGGTGGACGAGTGCGCCAAGGTGGTGCCCGAGTTGCGCGAGGTGGCACCGGGCCACTTCAAGGCCTGCATCCGCGACGACATCCTGTAA
- a CDS encoding DUF4139 domain-containing protein, with translation MQRILMAAALLVGTASAADLRIYPSFTEVREPVRATGTTLTVTLPEAAWAGLIPGTLDLDGLNFTSAVQRQEANWLASLEGKTVYLRGEDGTQEPVTLVRARDLLVRDAQGRYRTARYEDLAFDVAPPLNPLSPSQTLTFTLPGPGTGTLSYLTRAVTWSPRYTLKASATGAQLSALADIRNGTDLAYDVRSTELYAGDVNVQGGPPLPAPVAFESRATAADALGNAAPKINTLGELRGLYRYALSAPFTLPANSVVTLPFLTPKLTAFERYAGLNTYFTPQNSSGTLSRFYRLKADERLPGGPLTVREEGRIVGQTTISETAKGAEVEFSLGDDPDVRFERAVQTNVNQRNAQGNPVRTTYRVTYTFENGKDRPVRAEVTERVGGRRVSIDGVARGQNPAAELRVDIPANGKVTRSFVLVVDNS, from the coding sequence ATGCAACGCATCCTTATGGCGGCGGCCCTGCTCGTCGGCACGGCCTCGGCGGCAGACCTGCGCATCTACCCCAGCTTCACGGAGGTCCGCGAGCCCGTGCGGGCGACCGGGACCACCCTCACCGTCACGCTGCCCGAGGCGGCCTGGGCGGGCCTGATTCCCGGCACCCTCGACCTTGACGGCCTGAACTTTACCAGCGCGGTGCAGCGGCAGGAGGCGAACTGGCTCGCCTCGCTGGAGGGGAAGACGGTCTACCTGAGGGGGGAGGACGGCACGCAGGAGCCCGTGACCCTGGTGCGCGCCCGCGACCTGCTCGTGCGCGACGCACAGGGCCGCTACCGCACCGCACGGTACGAGGACCTGGCGTTCGACGTGGCCCCGCCGCTCAATCCCCTCTCGCCCTCGCAGACGCTGACCTTCACGCTGCCGGGGCCCGGGACGGGAACCCTGTCGTACCTCACCCGCGCCGTGACGTGGTCGCCGCGCTACACCCTCAAGGCCAGCGCCACCGGCGCCCAGCTCTCGGCGCTGGCGGACATCCGCAACGGCACCGACCTCGCCTACGACGTGAGGAGCACGGAACTGTACGCGGGGGACGTGAACGTGCAGGGCGGGCCGCCCCTCCCTGCTCCCGTCGCCTTCGAGTCTCGGGCGACGGCTGCCGATGCCCTCGGGAATGCCGCCCCCAAGATCAACACCCTCGGCGAACTGCGCGGCCTGTACCGGTACGCCCTGAGCGCGCCCTTCACGCTGCCCGCGAACTCAGTCGTCACCCTGCCCTTCCTGACGCCGAAGCTCACGGCCTTCGAGCGGTACGCGGGCCTGAACACCTACTTCACCCCGCAGAACTCCTCGGGGACGCTGAGCCGCTTCTACCGCCTGAAGGCCGACGAACGTCTCCCCGGCGGGCCCCTCACCGTGCGCGAGGAGGGCCGCATCGTCGGGCAGACGACGATCTCCGAGACGGCGAAGGGCGCCGAGGTCGAGTTCAGCCTGGGGGACGACCCGGACGTCCGGTTCGAGCGCGCGGTGCAGACGAACGTCAACCAGCGGAACGCCCAGGGCAACCCGGTCCGGACGACCTACCGCGTCACCTACACCTTCGAGAACGGCAAGGACCGCCCCGTCCGCGCCGAGGTGACCGAGCGGGTCGGCGGGCGCCGGGTGAGCATCGACGGCGTGGCGCGGGGCCAGAACCCGGCCGCCGAGCTGCGGGTGGACATCCCGGCGAACGGGAAGGTGACCCGGTCCTTCGTCCTCGTGGTGGACAACTCGTGA